One region of Zingiber officinale cultivar Zhangliang chromosome 7B, Zo_v1.1, whole genome shotgun sequence genomic DNA includes:
- the LOC122005640 gene encoding uncharacterized protein LOC122005640, producing the protein MDLFDRAKAVRLRSYHGKYLTADEDEEHVTQSRNGSASGARWEVEFLPDRPALRLRSCYGRYLAASPESFLLGFTGKKVVQLLPSLDRSDPSLEWEAFREGFQVKLRSHAGKFLRANGSLPPWRNSVTHDLPHYTATQDWVLWDVNIVEILPSSSAAAAAATTVKPKLAPPAASIKRPPSPPPSPPRPLQQKPPFAADISSPSATFEPDDLHEASFSWSTSSSISDSSPHAYTVHSQPSSTPQKYPSFAAPAPVPAVAPAPATTPAPALSRTIYYTVADDRGNLDDDFEWPSMTFSGTSVPELTRILKKLTMLDDIIVCTRHPLRHSLSPVYLQLPPNNRTMWLVVVDAESSFGRSFDI; encoded by the exons ATGGACTTGTTCGACCGCGCTAAGGCGGTGCGCCTCCGTAGCTACCACGGAAAGTACCTTACGGCCGACGAGGACGAGGAGCACGTCACGCAGAGCCGCAACGGCTCCGCCTCGGGGGCCCGCTGGGAGGTCGAGTTCCTCCCCGACCGCCCAGCGCTCCGCCTGAGAAGCTGCTACGGTCGCTACCTCGCCGCCTCCCCCGAATCCTTCCTCCTCGGTTTCACCGGAAAGAAGGTCGTCCAGCTCCTGCCCTCCCTCGACCGATCCGACCCTTCCTTAGAGTGGGAGGCCTTTCGCGAGGGCTTCCAGGTCAAGCTTAGGAGCCACGCCGGAAAGTTCCTCCGCGCCAACGGCAGCCTCCCGCCCTGGCGCAACTCCGTCACGCACGACCTCCCCCACTACACCGCCACACAAGATTGGGTCCTATGGGACGTTAACATCGTCGagattcttccttcttcttctgccgccgccgccgccgccaccactGTGAAGCCTAAACTCGCCCCTCCTGCTGCCTCCATAAAGCGGCCCCCTTCTCCGCCTCCTTCCCCTCCTCGCCCGTTGCAGCAGAAACCCCCTTTCGCCGCTGATATTTCTTCACCTTCTGCGACTTTTGAGCCAGATGACCTTCACGAAGCTTCCTTCTCGTGGTCGACCTCTTCTTCCATCTCCGATTCTTCTCCTCACGCCTACACCGTTCACTCTCAGCCGTCCTCCACTCCACAG AAATACCCTTCTTTTGCTGCACCAGCTCCAGTCCCAGCTGTGGCACCGGCGCCAGCAACCACACCAGCACCGGCACTTTCTCGGACCATCTACTACACTGTAGCAGATGACCGTGGCAATTTAGACGATGATTTTGAATGGCCTTCCATGACTTTTTCGGGAACAAGTGTGCCCGAATTGACTAGAATTTTGAAGAAGTTGACAATGCTGGATGATATAATTGTGTGCACTCGCCACCCTCTAAGACACAGCCTCAGTCCTGTTTATTTGCAGCTACCGCCAAACAATAGAACGATGTGGCTTGTGGTGGTGGATGCTGAGTCTAGCT TTGGTAGAAGCTTCGATATCTGA